A genomic stretch from Candidatus Hydrogenisulfobacillus filiaventi includes:
- a CDS encoding conserved protein of unknown function (Evidence 4 : Unknown function but conserved in other organisms) — protein sequence MNRDTPRAGRNRWALWLLLIPFLTTVWPSLYAKATPAVAGFPFFYWYLIVWVVLVAAITGLVYYLTR from the coding sequence CGCCCCGCGCGGGGCGCAACCGCTGGGCCTTATGGTTGTTGCTCATCCCCTTTCTCACCACTGTCTGGCCTTCCCTCTACGCCAAGGCCACCCCGGCCGTGGCCGGGTTTCCGTTCTTCTACTGGTACCTCATCGTGTGGGTAGTGCTGGTCGCGGCCATCACCGGCCTGGTCTACTACCTGACCCGCTAG
- the mctP gene encoding Monocarboxylate transport permease protein — translation MNAIKIQWTAFLVFLLLFALVTVVGFASARWRRGDMDLLDEWGLAGRRLGTFLTWFLLGGDLYTAYTFIAVPALVYGAGALGFFAVPYTIILYPIMFVVMPRLWSVARTHGFVTTADFVRGRYQSSGLALAVAVTGILATMPYIALQLDGMQAVFATMGLVGTGPLKDLPLIVAFAILAAYTYVSGLRAPALTAVIKDLLIYLTIIVAMIVIPARLGGFGAVFHAAALALPKTKGALVLPPKLFSPFATLALGSAFALLLYPHVVTGTLGANSRATIQRNAAFLPAYSLLLAFLALLGFMALAAHIHTKVTSDVVPLLFLQMFPHWFAGVAFAAVAIGALVPAAIMAIAAANLFSRNIYREYFNPSATSRQETAVAKWVSLLVKVGAVVFVVAVPAQYAIYLQTLGGIWILQTLPAVIIGLYTRWLHRYALLTGWAAGMLTGTWMAYTQKFASSIYALHLGHLVVPGYAAVWALIVNLAVTVVLTVALKAARVPEGADLTRAPDYAVEASQASL, via the coding sequence GTGAATGCCATTAAAATCCAGTGGACCGCGTTTCTCGTCTTTCTGCTCCTCTTCGCCCTGGTGACGGTAGTCGGCTTCGCCTCCGCCCGCTGGCGGCGGGGCGATATGGACCTGTTGGATGAATGGGGTCTAGCCGGCCGGCGTCTGGGGACCTTCCTGACCTGGTTCCTGCTGGGCGGGGACCTCTACACCGCCTACACCTTCATCGCGGTGCCGGCGCTGGTGTACGGGGCGGGGGCACTCGGTTTCTTCGCCGTGCCGTACACCATCATCCTGTACCCCATCATGTTCGTGGTGATGCCGCGCTTGTGGTCGGTGGCCCGAACCCACGGGTTTGTCACCACCGCCGACTTCGTGCGCGGACGGTATCAGAGCAGCGGCCTGGCCCTGGCGGTGGCGGTGACCGGCATTCTGGCCACCATGCCCTACATTGCCCTGCAGCTGGACGGCATGCAGGCGGTGTTCGCCACCATGGGCCTGGTGGGCACCGGTCCCTTGAAGGACCTGCCCCTGATTGTGGCTTTCGCCATCCTGGCTGCCTACACCTATGTCTCCGGCTTGCGGGCTCCCGCCCTGACCGCGGTCATCAAGGACCTGCTGATTTATCTCACGATTATCGTGGCCATGATCGTGATCCCGGCCCGCCTGGGCGGGTTCGGGGCCGTGTTCCATGCTGCGGCGCTTGCTCTGCCCAAGACCAAGGGGGCGCTCGTCCTCCCGCCCAAGCTCTTCAGCCCCTTTGCCACCCTGGCCCTGGGCTCGGCCTTCGCGCTTCTGCTCTACCCGCATGTGGTGACCGGGACGTTGGGTGCCAACAGCCGGGCCACCATCCAGCGCAACGCTGCCTTCCTGCCGGCCTACTCGCTGCTGCTGGCCTTCCTGGCCCTGCTGGGCTTCATGGCCCTGGCCGCCCACATTCACACCAAGGTGACCAGTGACGTGGTGCCGCTCCTGTTCCTGCAGATGTTCCCGCACTGGTTCGCCGGCGTGGCCTTCGCCGCGGTCGCGATCGGGGCCCTGGTCCCGGCCGCCATCATGGCCATCGCCGCCGCCAACCTGTTCAGCCGCAATATCTACCGCGAGTACTTCAATCCCTCCGCTACCAGCCGCCAGGAGACAGCGGTGGCCAAATGGGTCTCCCTGCTGGTGAAGGTGGGCGCGGTGGTGTTTGTGGTGGCGGTGCCCGCCCAGTATGCCATTTACCTGCAGACCCTGGGCGGGATCTGGATCCTGCAGACCCTGCCGGCGGTCATCATCGGCCTGTACACCCGCTGGCTGCACCGCTACGCCCTGCTCACCGGCTGGGCGGCCGGCATGCTGACCGGCACCTGGATGGCCTACACCCAGAAGTTCGCCTCTTCAATCTACGCCCTGCATCTCGGACACCTGGTGGTGCCG